A genomic stretch from Leptospira licerasiae serovar Varillal str. VAR 010 includes:
- a CDS encoding c-type cytochrome: MKIIKNIIKFGKITPVLLGLIAFSYCGKEKPAEAESSVGSKGIGPVTSVTLGTLDEGMAQKGKQNFEAKCSACHKFEEKVVGPALKGVTERRTPEWIMNMILNPMEMTQKDPIAQELLAEHLTQMTFQNVQESEAREILEYLRKMDKK; the protein is encoded by the coding sequence ATGAAGATAATCAAGAATATCATAAAATTCGGTAAGATCACTCCGGTACTGTTAGGTTTAATCGCTTTCTCTTATTGTGGGAAAGAAAAACCGGCAGAGGCCGAGAGTTCTGTCGGTAGTAAAGGGATCGGGCCTGTCACTTCTGTTACGTTAGGCACATTGGATGAAGGGATGGCCCAAAAGGGAAAACAGAACTTCGAAGCAAAATGTAGCGCCTGTCATAAATTCGAAGAGAAGGTCGTAGGACCTGCATTAAAGGGAGTTACGGAGAGGAGAACTCCGGAGTGGATCATGAATATGATCCTGAATCCTATGGAAATGACACAGAAGGATCCGATCGCTCAAGAACTTCTCGCAGAACATCTGACTCAGATGACGTTCCAAAACGTACAAGAATCCGAGGCCAGAGAGATCCTGGAATATCTAAGAAAAATGGATAAGAAATAA
- a CDS encoding N-acetylmuramoyl-L-alanine amidase: protein MPKRTYNIVIDPGHGGLDLKPKEEHGDKYDPISNKYLEPYKAGAQTKSRRESEVVLALAKEVKEILDLTKTPEGFETFRSYAKKFTNDTLPWIRIDSDLTREETAKEEGADLSSDPNAFYRLYDYPDKKTGKIKPGRISRINAARPYLVLSLHLNPSWKGHPGGMAAVLSPSYRTFYSLRKISEGKSPKSFENGPWSEWMRFKMEWSRLENAVADAWIYFNGYWPNKSGKKTDLSNFEGYRQNMVTWKYADPPGWIDKAVLDGPGPYAKKHSEYSAKGKFWDRERAEPELWRREDGSEGFGGDNHYAAAELMRFLQYGLRTLPNQEEELSNPGPINKPYISTYSLPTFINAISAYLEIGYIDKEKDMKILTQRRKDTAISLAVGVYSLFHGVKIKSADLPYLPKGKKIDWARYENLKEGNYFRVVRED, encoded by the coding sequence ATGCCAAAAAGAACCTATAATATAGTCATAGATCCCGGCCATGGAGGTCTGGACTTAAAACCTAAGGAAGAACACGGCGACAAATACGATCCTATTTCGAACAAATATCTGGAACCTTATAAGGCCGGAGCTCAAACAAAATCCAGAAGAGAAAGTGAAGTGGTCTTAGCGCTTGCAAAAGAAGTAAAAGAAATTCTGGATCTTACCAAAACTCCGGAAGGTTTCGAAACTTTCAGATCGTACGCAAAAAAATTCACGAACGATACACTTCCTTGGATTAGGATCGATTCCGATCTCACTAGAGAAGAAACGGCAAAGGAAGAGGGTGCCGATCTATCTTCCGACCCGAATGCTTTTTACAGATTGTATGATTATCCGGATAAGAAAACCGGTAAGATCAAACCAGGAAGGATTTCCAGGATCAATGCTGCTCGTCCTTATTTAGTTCTGTCTTTACATTTGAATCCGAGTTGGAAGGGACATCCCGGAGGAATGGCTGCTGTACTTTCTCCTTCTTATAGAACATTCTATTCTTTAAGAAAGATCTCGGAAGGAAAATCTCCCAAGTCTTTTGAAAACGGACCGTGGAGCGAGTGGATGCGTTTTAAAATGGAATGGTCTCGTTTGGAAAATGCAGTCGCGGATGCTTGGATCTATTTTAACGGATACTGGCCGAACAAATCCGGGAAAAAAACGGACCTTTCCAATTTCGAAGGATATCGTCAAAACATGGTGACATGGAAATATGCTGATCCTCCGGGGTGGATCGATAAGGCAGTGTTAGACGGTCCGGGCCCTTATGCTAAAAAACATTCCGAATATTCCGCTAAAGGAAAATTCTGGGATAGAGAAAGAGCGGAACCTGAACTTTGGAGAAGGGAAGACGGTTCCGAAGGTTTCGGAGGAGATAATCATTACGCGGCGGCGGAACTTATGAGATTTCTGCAATATGGTCTTAGGACTTTGCCAAATCAAGAGGAAGAATTGTCCAATCCAGGACCGATCAATAAGCCTTATATTTCCACCTATAGCCTTCCTACTTTTATCAATGCGATTTCCGCCTATTTAGAAATCGGTTATATCGATAAGGAGAAGGACATGAAAATCCTGACCCAAAGAAGAAAGGACACAGCGATCAGTCTTGCGGTAGGCGTTTATTCCTTGTTCCATGGTGTCAAAATTAAATCGGCGGATCTTCCTTACCTTCCTAAAGGAAAGAAGATAGACTGGGCACGTTATGAGAACTTGAAGGAAGGAAATTATTTTAGAGTGGTGAGGGAGGACTGA
- a CDS encoding thiamine pyrophosphate-binding protein, with translation MKKTGAELIVYALEQIGVKFTFGIPGVHNTELYDELNISKSITPYLVTHECGAAFMADAISRTSESIGTLVIVPAAGATHALSGIGEAYLDGIPMLIISGGVRTDTGRKFQLHQIDQSGFLKGITKKFFRVETHEEIIPIIFEAYEVATEDEAGPVFIEIPVNIQLFSGNVSYIPKFTPERNVWKIDEAALDGACDLLKNSRHPGIFVGWGAREATKELIELAELIGSPVATTLQGLSVFPADHPLHTGMGFGAYSVPAGEAAFENCDCLLAIGTRFSEIPTGSFSMKVPENLIHIDVNPDVFSKNYPAKFELEGDAKHILGAILEKLKKDGIQQKGSDKLKELILKKKREYTEEWEKHSIPDKVNPSVFFRELRKQMKEEDILVVDDGNHTFLAAELFPSVRSKTFISPSDFNSMGYCVPASIGAKIANPDRNVVGIVGDGAFLMTGLELLTATTNSVGVIICVFYDGELSQISQGQQIPYSRKTCTILGELHLKGIARGTGAAYLSLESNESIESVLQQAFRISAEGRPVIVDIKIDYSKRTRFTKGVVQANLGRFPLGEKFRFIGRALWRKLTG, from the coding sequence ATGAAGAAGACCGGAGCAGAATTGATCGTATACGCCTTGGAACAGATCGGAGTGAAATTCACTTTCGGAATACCTGGCGTTCATAATACGGAGTTGTATGACGAATTAAACATATCCAAGAGTATTACTCCCTATCTGGTAACCCACGAATGTGGGGCTGCGTTTATGGCGGACGCAATTAGTAGAACTTCGGAGTCTATAGGCACCCTGGTCATCGTTCCCGCAGCCGGCGCAACACACGCGTTAAGCGGAATAGGGGAGGCTTATTTGGATGGGATCCCAATGCTGATCATTTCGGGAGGAGTTAGAACGGATACCGGAAGAAAATTCCAATTACACCAAATCGACCAGTCGGGTTTCTTGAAAGGAATTACAAAAAAATTCTTCCGTGTAGAAACGCATGAAGAGATCATCCCGATCATATTCGAGGCTTACGAGGTCGCAACCGAGGACGAAGCCGGACCGGTCTTTATAGAAATACCGGTAAACATACAATTGTTTTCCGGAAATGTATCGTATATCCCTAAGTTCACTCCGGAAAGGAATGTATGGAAGATAGATGAGGCAGCATTAGATGGAGCATGTGATCTTTTGAAGAATTCTAGACATCCTGGGATCTTTGTCGGTTGGGGAGCGAGAGAAGCCACGAAAGAATTGATCGAACTCGCCGAATTGATCGGCTCTCCTGTTGCGACAACCTTGCAAGGATTAAGCGTATTTCCGGCGGATCATCCGCTGCATACTGGGATGGGATTTGGCGCTTATTCGGTTCCGGCCGGAGAAGCTGCATTCGAAAATTGTGATTGTTTATTGGCAATCGGAACAAGATTCTCCGAAATCCCTACCGGAAGTTTTAGCATGAAAGTGCCTGAAAATCTGATCCATATAGACGTAAATCCGGACGTATTCTCCAAAAACTACCCTGCTAAATTCGAGTTAGAAGGAGACGCCAAACATATATTAGGCGCCATTCTGGAAAAATTAAAGAAGGACGGAATCCAGCAAAAAGGATCAGATAAATTGAAGGAATTGATCCTGAAGAAAAAAAGGGAATATACCGAAGAATGGGAAAAACATTCCATCCCGGACAAAGTCAATCCTTCCGTTTTTTTTAGAGAGTTACGTAAACAAATGAAAGAAGAAGACATTCTCGTAGTAGATGACGGGAATCATACTTTCTTGGCTGCCGAATTATTTCCATCTGTTCGTTCAAAAACATTTATCTCTCCAAGTGATTTCAATTCCATGGGGTATTGTGTGCCTGCTTCTATTGGGGCTAAGATTGCTAATCCGGATCGGAATGTAGTAGGGATTGTGGGTGACGGAGCCTTTTTGATGACCGGACTAGAGCTACTCACCGCGACTACAAATTCGGTCGGAGTGATCATTTGTGTGTTCTATGACGGAGAGCTGAGCCAAATTTCGCAAGGGCAACAGATACCATATTCCCGTAAAACATGCACCATTCTTGGAGAATTACATTTAAAGGGGATCGCCAGAGGAACTGGTGCGGCGTATCTATCTCTTGAATCGAATGAAAGTATAGAATCTGTGCTGCAACAAGCATTCCGAATTTCAGCGGAAGGTAGACCTGTCATTGTGGATATAAAAATAGATTATTCTAAAAGGACTAGATTTACTAAGGGAGTGGTTCAAGCCAATCTGGGAAGATTTCCTTTAGGGGAGAAATTCAGATTTATCGGCCGTGCTCTTTGGAGAAAATTGACGGGCTGA
- a CDS encoding patatin-like phospholipase family protein → MELPKAKKRKRALLVEGGGMKGAFAGGVLHSLNCILPAKNFDLVLAVSSGACCAAYYATTPDPEPVSGDHTLSIWKYELAGKKLISIFHPLFGKPFLDQKYLIDYLFRKKYRILTENLGKKGLPELRIAVSNLRSRSVEYRKATKENLFDLLKAATSLPIATKGKYKVEGEYLSDAAILNPLPLQDLIQAGYKDITVVLNSPIQHSSPPLTSISRFLSFPLDRKLSKIMKFSHHTNYNTAREIASNPPKGVRIYTIAPESKLPVGLITTKQSRLEETVELGKEIGRKAAKFLKRKL, encoded by the coding sequence ATGGAACTTCCTAAAGCAAAAAAAAGAAAGCGAGCGCTATTGGTAGAAGGAGGAGGAATGAAAGGAGCATTTGCCGGAGGAGTTTTACATTCCTTGAATTGTATTCTACCTGCCAAAAATTTCGATCTGGTTCTGGCCGTATCCTCAGGAGCTTGCTGTGCCGCATATTACGCGACCACGCCCGATCCTGAACCGGTATCAGGAGATCATACTCTTTCTATCTGGAAATATGAATTAGCAGGTAAAAAGTTGATCTCGATATTCCATCCACTGTTCGGAAAACCATTCTTAGATCAGAAATATTTAATAGATTATCTGTTCCGGAAAAAATATAGGATATTAACCGAAAATTTAGGAAAAAAAGGACTGCCTGAGTTAAGGATAGCAGTAAGTAACCTCCGATCTAGATCCGTTGAGTATAGAAAAGCTACAAAAGAAAATCTTTTTGACCTATTAAAAGCCGCAACGTCTCTTCCGATCGCAACGAAAGGAAAATATAAGGTAGAAGGAGAATATCTATCCGATGCAGCGATCCTAAATCCTTTGCCTTTACAAGATTTGATCCAAGCCGGGTATAAGGATATAACCGTAGTATTAAACTCGCCTATTCAACACTCTTCTCCGCCTCTCACATCTATTAGTAGATTTTTATCTTTCCCTTTGGATCGAAAATTATCCAAGATCATGAAATTTTCACATCATACGAATTATAATACTGCGAGAGAGATCGCTTCCAATCCTCCTAAAGGAGTCCGCATTTATACGATAGCACCTGAATCCAAACTTCCAGTAGGTCTAATTACTACAAAACAGTCTAGGCTGGAAGAAACAGTAGAATTAGGAAAAGAAATCGGAAGAAAGGCCGCAAAATTCTTAAAACGAAAGTTATGA
- a CDS encoding copper resistance protein D, with product MYFIALLFHFFAAAFWVGGMLFFVLIFRPVYKDKELSDVKTLLLLKIALQFRKISYYVFMILFCSGISIAYLKGYFEAYSQMAYWVSPHGSIFLIKMGLFLLLLLSSVLHDFLIGPTAFKDMQNGIRSDSRSRKYASIFGRINLLISLLIAVLGLAYSRGFTF from the coding sequence ATGTATTTTATAGCTTTATTATTCCACTTTTTCGCAGCTGCCTTTTGGGTGGGTGGAATGCTTTTTTTTGTGCTGATCTTTCGTCCGGTATATAAGGATAAAGAGCTATCGGACGTCAAAACCCTGTTATTGCTCAAGATAGCGTTACAATTTAGGAAAATATCATATTATGTATTTATGATATTGTTTTGTTCCGGGATCAGCATTGCATATCTAAAGGGATATTTCGAGGCATATTCCCAAATGGCCTATTGGGTATCTCCTCACGGAAGTATCTTTCTTATTAAAATGGGCTTGTTCCTTCTTTTGCTTCTTAGTTCGGTTCTTCATGATTTTTTGATCGGCCCGACAGCGTTTAAGGACATGCAGAATGGGATTCGATCTGATAGTCGTAGTCGAAAATATGCGTCCATTTTCGGCAGGATCAATCTTCTGATCTCTTTATTGATCGCAGTGTTAGGGCTTGCGTATTCTAGGGGATTTACGTTTTAA
- a CDS encoding FAD-binding dehydrogenase, translating into MEEKKKEKISLSTEVLVIGGGLAGIVIALDLLDSGKRVILVDRDSEDRLGGLARLSFGGIFMVDTPIQRWNGIEDNVSLALSDWHSTAEFSKEDHLPKLWAKEYVNRSLEDIFYYLKGKSVGFFPVVHWVERGLFKPGNSVPRFHMVWGTGDGLISALKKNLYSHKNLNRLRFIFGTRATELIRSGKRVQGCIAESEIDGKTYEIFAEHTVLASGGIAGDMKKIRKHWPKSLGKPPEIILNGSHKYAIGDLHTASAKVGANLTHLDKMWNYAAGVHHPDPKWEGEGLSLVPPKSALWLNSKGERIGPIPLVTGFDTRYLVERICAQEEKFSWQIMNWKIAVKELAVSGSEFNDSIRNKDFFGFLKTVFFGNESFLKKISSECPDFVVADSISELAEGMNELNEDCSIDADKLEKTILEYDGMIERGESFHNDDQLRRITQLRNYRGDRARTCKYQKILDRKAMPLIAIREFILTRKSMGGIQTDLRSRVLDSRGNPIEGLYAVGEAAGFGGGGIHGKGALEGTFLGSCILTSRIAARSIIKP; encoded by the coding sequence ATGGAAGAGAAGAAGAAAGAAAAAATATCCTTGTCCACTGAAGTTTTAGTGATCGGAGGAGGGCTTGCCGGGATCGTTATCGCTTTGGATCTCTTAGATTCCGGAAAGAGAGTGATCTTGGTCGATCGTGATTCTGAGGATCGTTTAGGAGGTCTTGCTAGACTTTCTTTCGGTGGTATCTTTATGGTAGATACTCCGATCCAGAGGTGGAACGGTATAGAGGACAATGTCTCCTTGGCCCTTTCCGATTGGCATTCCACTGCGGAATTTTCGAAAGAGGACCATCTTCCTAAGCTTTGGGCGAAAGAATACGTTAACCGATCTTTAGAGGATATATTTTATTATCTAAAAGGGAAATCCGTGGGCTTCTTCCCGGTTGTCCACTGGGTAGAAAGAGGATTGTTCAAACCTGGGAATAGTGTTCCCAGATTCCATATGGTTTGGGGAACAGGAGACGGTCTGATCTCCGCATTAAAGAAAAACTTATACTCCCATAAAAACTTAAATCGACTTCGTTTTATATTCGGGACCAGGGCAACGGAACTGATCCGTTCCGGAAAGAGAGTCCAAGGTTGTATTGCGGAATCTGAAATAGATGGCAAAACATACGAGATCTTCGCCGAACACACCGTGCTTGCTAGCGGTGGGATTGCGGGAGATATGAAGAAGATCAGGAAACATTGGCCTAAATCTCTTGGCAAACCTCCCGAGATCATTCTGAACGGTTCACATAAATATGCGATCGGAGATCTACATACCGCTTCCGCTAAAGTAGGGGCGAACCTGACTCATCTTGATAAGATGTGGAATTATGCTGCAGGTGTTCATCATCCCGATCCGAAATGGGAGGGAGAAGGTTTAAGCTTGGTTCCTCCTAAGTCTGCTCTTTGGTTGAATTCAAAAGGAGAAAGGATCGGACCCATCCCATTAGTTACCGGTTTTGATACGCGCTATCTTGTAGAAAGGATCTGCGCACAAGAAGAGAAGTTTTCTTGGCAGATCATGAACTGGAAGATCGCGGTAAAAGAACTTGCAGTTTCCGGTTCCGAATTCAACGACTCGATCCGAAATAAGGACTTCTTCGGATTTCTAAAAACTGTTTTTTTCGGGAACGAATCGTTTTTGAAAAAGATCAGCTCGGAATGTCCCGATTTCGTGGTGGCGGATTCCATTTCCGAGCTCGCGGAAGGGATGAACGAATTGAACGAAGATTGTTCCATCGACGCGGATAAATTGGAAAAAACGATCCTAGAATATGACGGAATGATCGAAAGAGGAGAATCGTTCCATAACGACGATCAACTCAGGAGGATCACACAACTTCGTAATTATCGAGGAGATCGCGCTCGAACCTGTAAATACCAAAAGATCCTGGATCGAAAAGCGATGCCTTTGATCGCCATACGTGAATTTATACTCACTCGAAAATCTATGGGAGGGATCCAGACGGATCTAAGATCCAGAGTTTTGGACTCCAGAGGAAATCCTATAGAGGGTCTGTATGCGGTGGGAGAGGCCGCAGGTTTCGGTGGAGGAGGTATCCACGGAAAAGGAGCTTTAGAAGGTACCTTCTTAGGAAGTTGTATACTTACCTCTCGAATTGCCGCACGTTCCATTATAAAACCTTAA
- a CDS encoding Crp/Fnr family transcriptional regulator — MGLMIFDEISKEEMLSIFSEGRKRNLKKDEFLFHQGDETDSLHLLIEGKLQIFKYDSGSNEVTLNFFSPVSMIAELALINGIPFPASGRFVTDGAVLSLPFKELRERIKTDIPLNHLLIQSLFSKIQALNLSINRGMTMDSLQRVAHFLYYLPEGQATLAHSQIASMLALRPETFSRALKQLKDQGIINPERGLIEVLKKEELKKFF; from the coding sequence ATGGGATTGATGATCTTCGATGAAATATCTAAAGAAGAGATGTTATCCATCTTTTCCGAAGGAAGAAAACGGAACCTTAAAAAGGACGAATTCCTGTTTCATCAAGGCGATGAGACGGATTCATTGCATCTTCTCATCGAAGGCAAGCTTCAGATATTCAAATATGATTCCGGCTCCAACGAAGTCACTTTGAACTTTTTCTCGCCTGTTTCGATGATCGCAGAACTCGCGCTTATTAACGGGATCCCATTCCCTGCGTCTGGTAGATTCGTGACTGATGGAGCAGTACTTTCGCTTCCGTTTAAAGAACTTCGTGAAAGGATAAAAACGGACATCCCTTTAAATCATCTTTTGATCCAATCCTTATTTAGCAAGATCCAAGCATTAAATCTTTCGATCAATCGTGGGATGACTATGGATTCTTTACAAAGGGTTGCCCACTTCCTGTATTACCTCCCGGAAGGCCAAGCGACACTTGCTCATTCTCAGATCGCTTCTATGCTTGCATTGAGACCTGAAACTTTTTCCAGAGCGCTAAAACAACTTAAGGACCAGGGTATCATAAACCCTGAAAGAGGGTTGATAGAGGTCTTAAAAAAAGAAGAATTAAAGAAATTTTTCTAA
- a CDS encoding OmpP1/FadL family transporter, with protein MNLGINITREQKAGRSKNGLARFLLILLLFFSSAHSYVHGFQGIMPTSFGARQAGMGGAFQAVGGSVMDLESNPSHLARLTTPKWEFGTSVHFAKIEYSDSFIDQDPNLSYRNTITETPRAVFPYVGYIQPVTDRLGIGFALYTQGGGGGSFSNITRVSPGKQTLNETLGGDVPFGTERKIQEDLKFKFMLTKLTVGAGYRFGNLSVGIGLDLAYAFMEMKKTNLDLSRTVELPGSISYNSDPAYSYGGKLGFSYDLSSNIRIAYSYTLRNVLHMDGQMKIEADDPIVKNGSRVSRYMVWPDRHIFGISYRKNSWIFDFDVKFIPWSQSFRTNRFILDQPLLTTPIGLESNVMQMNFRWRDQYCFALGAEYEWKYGFRFRAGYSYAKTPMTPQGLNPMLGTTNEHHLAGGLGYYSVNGSAIQLAVEYAFPKSMRGSGSSDWALSHSIFSDKEIQLAQFQFNKSVSVLSVSLGIEKNI; from the coding sequence ATGAATCTCGGAATTAATATCACAAGGGAACAGAAAGCGGGCCGATCCAAAAATGGTCTTGCACGTTTCTTATTGATCCTATTGCTCTTCTTCTCATCGGCTCATTCTTACGTGCACGGATTCCAGGGTATTATGCCCACTTCATTCGGGGCAAGACAAGCGGGAATGGGAGGTGCATTCCAAGCAGTCGGAGGGTCCGTAATGGATCTGGAATCCAATCCATCTCACTTGGCAAGACTCACTACTCCGAAATGGGAGTTCGGGACTTCGGTCCATTTTGCCAAAATAGAATATTCAGATTCCTTTATAGACCAAGATCCCAACCTTTCTTACCGAAATACGATCACAGAAACTCCAAGAGCGGTTTTTCCTTATGTAGGCTATATCCAGCCTGTAACGGATCGACTTGGGATCGGATTTGCATTGTATACGCAAGGCGGAGGAGGAGGTTCTTTTTCTAATATCACCAGAGTTTCACCGGGCAAACAGACTTTAAATGAAACGTTAGGAGGTGATGTTCCTTTTGGGACGGAAAGAAAAATACAAGAAGATCTTAAATTCAAATTTATGCTCACTAAGTTGACCGTAGGCGCCGGATATAGATTTGGAAATCTATCGGTAGGTATAGGTCTTGATCTAGCATACGCATTCATGGAAATGAAAAAAACCAACTTGGATCTAAGTAGAACAGTCGAACTGCCGGGAAGCATCTCCTATAATAGCGATCCAGCTTATTCCTACGGAGGAAAATTAGGATTTTCTTATGATCTTTCCTCGAATATTCGGATCGCGTACTCTTATACGCTCCGGAATGTTTTGCATATGGACGGACAAATGAAAATAGAAGCGGACGATCCAATCGTCAAAAATGGGTCTAGAGTTTCCAGATACATGGTCTGGCCGGACAGGCATATCTTTGGGATCTCTTACAGAAAGAATTCTTGGATCTTCGACTTTGATGTTAAATTTATTCCTTGGTCACAAAGTTTTCGCACGAATAGATTTATATTGGACCAACCTTTATTGACCACTCCGATAGGGCTCGAATCAAACGTAATGCAGATGAACTTTAGATGGAGAGATCAATATTGTTTCGCGTTAGGCGCGGAATACGAATGGAAATATGGATTTAGGTTCAGAGCAGGATACAGTTACGCTAAAACTCCGATGACCCCCCAGGGATTAAATCCGATGCTTGGAACCACAAATGAACATCATCTGGCGGGAGGGTTAGGATATTATTCCGTAAACGGTTCCGCAATCCAATTGGCCGTAGAATATGCCTTTCCAAAATCGATGAGAGGAAGCGGATCTTCGGATTGGGCACTTTCTCATTCTATCTTTTCCGATAAAGAGATCCAATTGGCTCAATTCCAATTCAATAAATCCGTTTCCGTATTAAGCGTAAGCCTTGGTATTGAAAAAAATATATAA
- a CDS encoding MASE3 domain-containing protein, with product MNFRSELAAMDQEANRHWMNVATAFFIASLPILIIQVLHSYIYFESEIPPYLVFHNIAESFSIIVSMSIFGVGWFTYAQSKDKHTLFLGTACLGIALMDMMHMLGYAGMPDLFSANSPNKSTQFWIIVRFFAAISFLASAFISNESGLFKRRRWLLLSSLSASAFAFISVTYYPDLLPVTFSPEIGLTHFKKVSEFVIIFILILALIAYWFRIPKFGWDRTKYYIYAFVFCISSELVFAVYTTVFDIYNVLGHVYKIISFCLIYRGVFISSINSPYQKVLETNEKLSKSLAEKENLIREIYHRSNNTMQVIGSLVFLQAEAYPDSPEIKTIAYRIQDRIQAISLVHRLLFSGQDLSSVSIKQYIYELSNYALQANGNSSCKLNLNLEIEDRKLLFDAVIPIGLILSELLNNSIKYAFPEVSSGNISINFYEGQDQRFHLTYSDDGIGMKENYDFKSGSSLGIQLVQGIAENQLSGKIHFKTGPKFQCEIDFPINIYKKRV from the coding sequence ATGAACTTCAGGTCGGAATTGGCGGCAATGGATCAGGAAGCGAATCGTCATTGGATGAACGTTGCTACAGCGTTCTTTATTGCTTCCCTTCCAATTCTTATCATTCAAGTTCTTCACTCCTACATATATTTCGAATCTGAGATCCCTCCTTATCTTGTTTTTCATAATATAGCCGAATCATTCAGTATCATCGTATCCATGTCTATTTTCGGAGTCGGGTGGTTTACTTACGCTCAAAGTAAGGATAAACATACCCTATTTTTAGGGACAGCTTGTTTGGGGATCGCATTAATGGATATGATGCACATGCTGGGATATGCCGGCATGCCGGATTTGTTTAGTGCGAATTCTCCCAATAAATCCACTCAGTTTTGGATCATTGTTCGCTTCTTTGCAGCAATTTCATTTTTGGCGAGTGCGTTTATTTCGAATGAGAGCGGCTTATTTAAACGAAGGCGATGGTTGCTTCTTTCGTCGCTCTCCGCATCTGCATTTGCTTTTATTTCGGTTACTTATTACCCGGATCTTCTTCCGGTGACATTTTCCCCCGAGATCGGTTTAACACATTTTAAAAAAGTTTCCGAGTTCGTAATTATTTTTATCCTAATTCTTGCTCTTATCGCTTATTGGTTCAGAATACCCAAGTTCGGTTGGGATCGTACAAAATATTACATTTATGCATTCGTATTCTGTATTTCCAGCGAGCTCGTATTTGCAGTGTACACAACTGTATTTGATATATATAATGTACTTGGCCATGTTTATAAGATTATTTCCTTCTGCCTTATCTACAGAGGCGTTTTTATTTCCTCTATAAATAGTCCTTATCAAAAAGTTTTAGAAACGAACGAAAAATTGTCCAAGTCCTTGGCGGAAAAGGAGAACCTGATCAGGGAGATATATCATCGTTCTAATAACACTATGCAGGTAATCGGCAGTCTGGTCTTTCTGCAAGCGGAAGCGTATCCGGATAGTCCGGAAATTAAGACAATCGCGTATAGGATCCAGGACCGTATTCAGGCGATCTCACTCGTTCATAGATTACTATTTTCCGGTCAGGATCTGTCTTCAGTGTCTATCAAACAGTATATCTACGAGTTATCAAATTACGCTTTGCAGGCTAACGGCAATAGTTCCTGTAAGCTGAATCTTAATTTGGAGATAGAAGATAGGAAACTTCTTTTTGACGCAGTAATTCCTATCGGTCTGATTCTTTCAGAACTTTTGAATAATTCCATTAAATACGCTTTTCCTGAAGTGTCTTCGGGAAATATCTCGATCAACTTTTATGAAGGCCAGGATCAAAGATTTCACTTAACGTATTCTGATGATGGAATTGGAATGAAGGAAAATTACGATTTCAAAAGTGGCAGCTCTCTAGGTATACAACTTGTACAAGGTATCGCTGAAAACCAATTATCCGGAAAGATCCATTTTAAGACAGGTCCGAAATTTCAATGTGAGATCGATTTTCCGATCAATATATATAAGAAGAGGGTATAG
- a CDS encoding response regulator, whose protein sequence is MNNINVLLVEDEAITAMLIRRELKKIGCNVVELATSGEDAVRIAKEDRPDLILMDITLAGAMDGITAASAIKGDRDIPIVFVTGYQDRATRERAALTKPLGYFVKPLQMDQLKSLIESHF, encoded by the coding sequence ATGAACAATATAAACGTACTTCTTGTAGAGGACGAGGCCATTACGGCCATGTTGATCCGAAGGGAACTAAAAAAAATCGGCTGTAATGTAGTAGAACTTGCCACTTCCGGAGAAGATGCGGTCCGAATTGCAAAGGAAGATCGACCTGATTTGATCCTAATGGATATTACGCTTGCTGGAGCGATGGATGGGATAACCGCAGCTTCCGCGATCAAAGGGGATAGGGATATTCCGATCGTTTTTGTCACCGGATACCAGGATAGAGCGACTAGAGAAAGAGCAGCTTTAACAAAACCTTTGGGCTATTTTGTTAAACCTTTACAGATGGATCAGCTGAAGAGCCTGATAGAATCCCATTTTTGA